The Pyrus communis chromosome 12, drPyrComm1.1, whole genome shotgun sequence genomic sequence ACATGGCATGACCGACGAGAGGATGCTCTTCTTTTAGAAAACACTGATGTTGTGGGCATACACAAGCGTAAAAAGAAACTTGTCAGGATGCTGGTCGGGGGTGGCTCTGGACTTGAAGTAGTTTCAGTCACTGGCATGGGAGGTATGGGGAAAACCACCTTGGTGAAGAAAGTCTACGATGATGATGAAGTGAAGAAACATTTCAAGCCCCGTGCTTGGATCACGGTTTCTCAATCTTTTCGGGTAGAGGATCTCCTTAAAGACATCATTCATAAACTCTTTGATGCAATCAGGAGGCCAGTTCCAGAAGGTGTGCACGACAAGAATAGCAATGAACTGAAAGCAATAATTAAGAACTTTCTGCAGAAAAGGAGGTACCTGattgttcttgatgatgtaTGGCACGCTGACAAATGGGAAACTGTCAAATATGCTCTGCCCAAAGGGAAGTTTGGCAGCAGAATCATGCTCACTACGCGTAATGTTGTATTCACCACTTGCTCGGAATCCAAAAGCAAGGTCTATCACTTGAAGCCCTTGCCTGCTGACGAGTCCCGGAAGCTGTTCATTAAGAAGGCATTTCTGGGGAAGCCATGTCCTCCTTATTTGCTGGAAAGATGTGAATGTATCGTGAAAAGGTGTGAGGGTTTGCCCCTTGCAATTGTGGCAATAAGCGGTGTACTGGCTACAAAAGACAAGCGCAGGATAGATGAATGGGATTTCATTTGCCGCAGTCTTGGAGCTGAACTTCATGGGAATAACAAACTTGAAGATTTAAAGAAAGTACTTTCTCTGAGTTTTAATGATTTGCCCTATTATCTCAAGGCTTGCTTCTTATACTTGAGCCTCTTTCCCGAGGGTCATCTGATTCGGCGTATGAAACTGATTCGCTTATGGATAGCGGAAGGATTTGTTGAAGCTAGAGAAGGAAGAACTTTGGAGGAAGTAGCTGAGGACTACCTCAAGGAGCTCTTGAACAGAAATTTGATCCTGGTGGGAGACACCACAAGTGATGGGAGGGTCAAAACTTATCGGCTTCATGGTCTTTTGCGGGAGATTATTATTTCGAAGTCGAGGGATCAAAACTTTGCAGCCATAGTCAAAGACCAGAACACAATATGGCCTGATAGAGTTCGTCGTCTGTCAATACATAATGCATTGGAAACTGTACAAGAAAAAAGGTCAGTTCCTCAACTTCGTTCCTTATTTTTCTTTGGGGCGGTTGCTAGGTCATCCATGAGAAAGTATTTTTCCACTGGGTTTAGGCTGCTTGGGGTTTTAGATTTGGAAGCTGCACCTCTAAAGACATTTCCGAGAGAAATCCTGGACCTGTTTTATTTAAAGTATCTAAGCTTGAGGAAAACCCAGGTTAAATCCATTCCAAGAAGCATAGGGAATCTTAGTAACCTGGAGACATTGGATCTTAAAAAGACCAATGTCACTGAATTGCCTCTTGAGATACTGAAGCTCCAAAAACTTCGCCATCTCCTGGTTTATCGTCTTAAGATTGAATCTTATGCACACTTCTATTCCAAGTTTGGCTTCTCGGCGCTTTCAAACATAGGAGAATTGCAGTCCCTGCAAAAGCTCTGCTTTATTGAGGCAAATTATCAGGGTTGTGAGATGACAATGAGGGAGTTAGGTAAGCTTAAGCAATTGAGGAGGCTTGGAATTATGAAATTGAGAAAACAAGATGGATTGGCTTTGTGCTTATCAATTGAAAGTTTAACCAAGCTGCGTGCGCTTTCTGTAACTTCAACGGGAGAGAGTGAGGTTATTGATCTCCATCACATTTCTTCCCCTCCTCAGTTCCTCGAACGCCTATACCTGATAGGACGATTGGAAGAAATGCCGAACTGGATACCTTCACTTAACAGTTTGGCCAGACTGTTTTTGAAATGGAGTCAGTTGAAAGATGATCCACTCGTACATCTTCAAGACTTGCCCAACCTTATTCATCTTGAATTGCTCCATGCTTGTGATAGTGACATGTTATCCTTCAATGGAAGGGGATTCAAAAAGCTCAAGGTCTTGGGTCTCGACAAATTTGACAAGCTCCAATGCGTGAAGGTGGAGGAGGGAGCAATGCCATGCCTTGAGAAGCTGACTATCCAACGATGTAAGTCAATGAAGAGGGTACCCTCGGGAGTGAAGCACCTTACCAAACTGAAGTtacttgaattctttgaaatgCCGAATGAATTGATCTTGAAACTGCGACCAGATGGAGAAGGCGAAGATTATGAGGAAGTTCAACATATCCCAGATGTTTATTCAGCCTATTGGAGAGATGGGGGCTGGGATGTGTATTCAATAGAGAGCTTCGGGGAGATAGAAAATGCTTCATCATCTGTAGCTGGAACTGTCCGGAGAAGCCATGATCAGCTTCGTCCTCTATGGAAGGTTTAAATCCGATCCATGATACtttgtatttgtatatatgtgtgtatatatatatgtcgtATGTACAATTGTAAATCGTCATTGTACGTAATGTGCAAGCAAGTCACTCAATGTACAGATGAATTACTGTTGCAAATATTTGCAACTCATATATGTAACTTACTGAATAATAAGGTGCCGTACTTGGGCACCAACATTTGTACATATACAGAAATGAATGGAAAAAAACTTTGTGTATAGGAAAATGATTGTGCTAAGTCACTCTAAACTACCCAACATGGCATCCAGTTCCAGTGAATTTCTGTAATGTTGAGGAGCCATTTCCGATCGGCAAACCCACAGCGAAAATGAGGAAGAAAATACAACTACACTGCAGTTTACCTTCTGTGATGACCTAAGATTTCTGAAAAAGTAGATGAAATGAATGAGAGCTTGAGGATGATCAAGTAGAAGGAAGGGCGTAAGTGAAACGAAATGATCAAGTAGCTGAAGAGTTCTAAAATTATGTGTCACCCCTTCATAAGCTAGTTGTCCTAGCTTGTCCAGTTGCAGGGTAGCGTACACGAACATGGTAGTTTAGTAgtatggtctagtgatattcttcttcgtTTGTAAGTCAGAGActttagattcgattcttgtAGATGAAGAAAGAAAGCCTGTGTTGCTGATCGCTCATCTTCTAGAATTAAGGTCAATGACTTATTTAGGATTTGATGTCACCCATGACATACATAATAACTTCAACATCAGGATGGATGACTACTTTAAGATTAATTTATGAGGAATTATAGCAACCTTTTAGTTCTACTTTCTTGGCTCTCTTTTTTATCCTGCAATATTGTTTGATGATCGAAATCGTCTACTTTGGAGATCACCCTTTAAAGATCATTTAtgcaaaaaattaactaaattcgAAATGGACAAACCATGTTTCTCACTTAAACACTAAAAATTGATGATGTTAATCAAGCGGTTAAAGGATTTTTTAttgtcctattttttttttgcagagtTGGTGCTTAAAAGGTGATCTAAAAGGAAGACTATTCTGATCATCaaccaatattataaaatgaGTAAAAGAGCGGAAAAAGTGAAACAAGAAAGTTCAAGTATTTCAACAAATAAGTTGCCAGCATCCACCTTAACTTGTTGATtactttcttaatttatttcctGACAGGTACAAGATAAATCTAAACTTTCGTAATATAACCGGCCAAACAAGTTAATATAAATGCTTATATTATTTTGGTTCTCTGTATCGATCTTCTTAATTTACTTGTCAAATGATGTGAggcatcatatatatatatatatatatatatatatatatataattatgttaGTTTGGTACATAGTATAAGGTCAGGATTGAGATTGGATAAACATGAACATTTTGCTTTGCCTATTCACACATAGTTGTCTTCCTTATCCTTATGCACTGCCTCGGATGAAATATTTACGTTAATTTCGCAAATTAACCACGCAAGCAAGTTAATATAAATGCTTATATTAACTTGGTTCTCTATCAAGCTTCGTAATTTACTTGTCAACAATGCTTATGAAGTAAGGCattaaatatatacacacatacagaGACTTATAAGAGAAggcatccattttttttttttaaagttagaGATTAGTTTTGAGACCCATTCCATATTgaacttcaacgatccgaatcgtttattttgtaagtctcgtaGATCATctatgcaaaaattcaattcatttcGAAACCACTTGCTCATTTAAttgtcacgatgaaatttcaatgtttcttgAACATAGTatttgtcaatttctttgaactcaattagttACCTCAAATATTTCAGATTTGACTAATactttgcaagaatgatctataaGGTGCAACTTCAAAAATGGATGGTTCGGATCTTTGAAGTTCGATGTCTTATGagccccacaactaatccctattttttttcaaaaagtggAATCCGTTCCCCTTAAAGAATCTgtatatatttatgttaatttggtatACAGTATAATGTGAACGGAGATCATCTTCGAATCTCAAAGTTTGGAGCCGAGAAACCGAGAAATTCGAACCACTCATTTTAAATCTAACGGTCTCCATTAACCAGTTCCACTGACCCATCtcacacaaaacaaaagcacATATCACTCTCTCTTGGACTGTCCGAAATTCTCGTTCCGTCGGGTCCGAAATTCACCATTGAGCTTGGATAAACATGAACATTTTGCCTACACACACATATGCTGTCTTCCTTATCCTTATGTGTATCCCCGGAATCAAAAATACTTGacctcaaaaaaataaaataaaagcatgGCTGTCAATATCAACCCACGCGTGGATCATCGTCGAAGGGTCCGCTTCGAATTCCTCTCGACatttccttccatttccactttctctctctcactccgcGGTCGTCTCTCCTCTCATCTCTCACTCTTCCTCTGACCTTCCTTGTCTACTGAAAGAACCGTGACCCTCTTCTATTCCTTGGGGTAATTTTCCAGTACACTTCTCCATTTACTTCCCACACTAATCCCACCTCTGACATAAAAGAGGAATTTGACTGATTTTCTTTGTGAGTTTTGATTGTTTTCACGCAATCTCCCAAAGGATCACTAACGGTTAGTAATCTACTTTTGGATGGTTAGTTCTGTAGTTTACATCGGATTTTTGACATCTTTCCCTCTCGCTTTCGCCACAGATTAGCTTCTCTAGAGATGCATCCGTACCTGAAGCTGCGAACGCGGTGACAGAAAACAAACTACTTTCCGAGGCAGTTCTAGAGTCGATCGTTGGAAAGCACGGTGTTTCTCCTGCAGCAAAGCAAAGTTTGGCCGCGAGGTCATCCGAATTGTTGAACGGGTGCAAGGAATCTAATGGTGCTGaaggtggaaatgaaagggtgGAGGCATGAAAACTGAGAGAGGAGAAATAAAACTTGGGAGGGATTCCTGTTGTGTGTTTAGTGAATTATTTACATACAATCTGTGAAGCTATAGGTAAGTGCTGTCTTatttaatttaaagaaaaaggaTCATTTTTTATGAGAAATATTAGTGTTGTTTTGTTATATGTTTAATTCAAATCAACAAGTATACCGTTGTTATGAAAGAAATCCGATTGTTTGTGATTGTTAGATTTATGGAGTAATTAGTCCATTTGGATAATGCCAGTCATTTCTCTATGCCGCATGAGGGGATGTAGATCAAACTTTGTTTGAATTGAGTTTGGGTCCATATTAAAAACTGCTAAAGATTGAAGATTGTCTTGATATCTAGTTTAGCAATGAATTATTAGATGAGCAAACTCAGccccagttttttttttttacatacacGTATCAATCGGACTGAGATTTTTTGTTTTACCTTGCCTGGATGTGTTGCAGGTGCAGGGTTGTTCGAGAAAAAAGGTTTTAAAGGATCCTTTGCAGATGCAGGATCTTCTGCTAAGGTATGGGAATTCCTATTATTAAATGATAGCATTGCAATCCGAGTGTAATTAGTTTAGTTTTTTTGTGAAATGCTATTTACAGTGTCAGAATGTTTCTTTGAATTCAGTTGTTAAGGTTGCTTTTTATATTTTCCCCTTTTTAGACATTGCGGTTTTGTCCGGAGTGCACAGTTTGGTTGTCTGCATGTTGAAGAGGCTGCGAGGAAAGGATGATGGTACGggaacttgaatgcaaaaatactacttttacgtcattcattcattatatcGTGTTCACTCTTTCTTCCTCTGCAGTCATTAATGCTGGAGTAGCTGGATGTTGCACTGGTCTTGCTCTTAGTTTTCCAGGTATCCATCGTATTACAGAGTTCGATAAGTATAAATTGGCAATAAACTCATTGACTGTgctattaaaattaaaattcttaatATCTTTAGAACTCCCGATTTTTGTTCTCTCTCATTTTTGGATTGTTATAACGAGCAAGTCTTTTTCTTGCTAATCAATAAAACAGTTTCTGTACAGTCTATTGGATCTTTAATTTAGGGTACCTTATTTAATTTGCAGGTGCACCCTAGGCTCTTCTACAAAGCTGTCTCACTTTTGGGGCATTCTCATTTGTTATTGAAGGCCTATACAAGCAGCAGCCGGCTTTAGCACAACCATTTTCTGTGAGGAAGAAAAGTGAGCAAGTTTGTCCCTTGGTGCTCCCCCTTCAACTTTCACTCCCGGGAGAACTAAAAGCGGGTTTCATCTTCTTTTGCAATTCTTTTAAGAATCGCAAGAAGGGCACTTCTCACCCAGCCTAAGAAAAGGTTGTTCCAGAAAGGTGGAAAGTGCACACCACCTGTTTGATATTAAACTTCACCGAAACTTCCCAATGTCCTGGTAGGTCTAGTCTGCAAGAGGAcacttgtttgttgaattctgTTGAAGTCTCTTAGTTACCAGTTATGCTaacattattttatatatatatatatatatatatatgtatatgtatgtatatgtatgtatgtatagtgTGTTGCTTATAGTTGTGTATAAAACTGCAGGATTGAGCTCTCAATGGACTTACTTGGATGGATGCAACTAGCCAAGTGACTTGGACTGGATGCAGCCAATGTCTTTATGAAATCGATGCAATTTCAGAGTGACAAATAAAAACGATCCATACTTATGGCAGAGAGTTCTGTATGTTTTGTGCTGGAGAAGCTTGCATCCTTTTTCGAAAATGAGGTGCACCTGTTCCTAGGGGTTAGAGAAGAAGCTGTCTATCTGAGATGGGAGTTGGAAAGGATGAAGGCCTTTCTCAGGACTGCAGACGTGCTGCAGGAAACTGACGAGGAACTCAAAGTGTGGGTGAGGCAAGTTAGAGACATTGCTCATGAAGCTGAGGACGTTCTAGACGAATATGCTCTTCTGCAAGAGCATGATCATGATCATGATCATGGATATGGAATTTATGGCTCTATCCGCAGGTTGGGTTGCTGTATTAAGAATGCCAAAGCTGGTTATCGGATTGGTTCCAACTTACAAGCCATCAACTCAAGAGTCAAAGAGATTGGTGAGGTTCACGGGAGACTTCTTCACAAGTTCAGCAAGGCTGATGACAGTGCAGGAAATACATGGCAAGATCGTCGAGGAGATGCCCTTCTTTTGGACAAGTATGATCTTGTTGGCCTTGACGAGCCCAAAAGTCAACTGGTGGGGTGGCTTTTTAAGGGAAGCTCTGGCCGTGAAGTAGTTTCGGTGGCTGGAATGGGAGGAATGGGGAAAACCACCTTGGCCAAGCAAGTCTATGATGATCCAGAAGTCAAGAAACATTTCAAAGTGCGTGCGTGGATCACAGTTAACCGGTCATTCAAATTTGGCGACCTACTCAGAGACATGGTTCAACAACTTTTCAAAGCAATCAGAAGAAAAGTTCCACAGATGGTGATGAACATGTCCAACAACCAGCTCAAGACAACAATTAAGGAGTTGCTGCAGAAACAGAGGTACCTGATTGTTTTGGATGATGTATGGAACCTGAGCGAATGGAATGCTATCAAATATGCACTGCCAAACAATGATTGTGGCAGCCGAATTATGCTCACTACGAGAAAATCAGATGTAGCCACTACCGCTGCAAGTGTACTATCTGAAGGTAAGGCCTATGACTTAAAGCCCTTGCCTCCTTCCGAATCTTGGGATCTATTCTGCAGAAAGGCGTTTCAACATAACAAATGCCCTCCTCATTTGGAGGAAATTTGTAACTACATCTTAAGAAAATGCGAGGGACTTCCCCTTGCAATTGTCGCAATCGGTGGTGTGTTGGCAACAAAAAATACACGTAGACTTGACGAGTGGGATGTGGTTGCACACAGTCTTGGGGCTGAAATTGAGGGCAACGACAAActcaatgatttaaaaaaagTACTTTCCCTCAGCTTCAATGATTTGCCGTACTTCCTCAAGTCCTGCTTGTTGTACCTGAGCATATTTCCTGAGGACCATCTAATCGAGCGCATGAGACTGATCCGGTTATGGGTGGCAGAGGGATTCATAGAAGCAAAGGAGGGGAAAACACTGGAAGAGGTAGGAGAGGACTATCTCCAGGAACTCTTGAATAGAAGCCTAATGCAAGTGGCAACTACTACACCCGATGGAAGGGTCAAAACATGTCGAATCCATGACCTTTTGCGAGAGATCATCATCTCCAAGTCAAGAGATCAGAACTTCACCACAATCCTGAAAGAACAAAGCTTGCAATGGTCTGAGAGGGTTCGACGCCTATCGATACATGATACACTACAAAATGTTCAGCCAAACAGGTCAGTGTCCCAACTGCGTTCCCTGTTCATGTTCGGTGTCACTGAACAGCCATCCATCCCTAGATTATTCCCAAGCGGCTTCAGGCTGCTAAATGTGTTAGACTTTCAAAACTCACCTTTGGAGAAATTTCCAGTTGAAGTGGTGGACTTGTATCATTTGAAATATCTAAGCTTGCGGGAAACAAAGGTGGAAACTGTTCCGAGATCTATTGGGAAGCTTAAGAATCTAGAAACTCTAGACCTTAAGCATTCCAAAGTCAAAGAACTTCCTGTTGAGATATTGAAGCTCCATCGGCTGCGCCATCTTCTGGTATATCTACATGAGTTTGAATCTTACGAACATTTTCATTCAAAGAAGGGCTTTAAGGTCATGCCAAATATCGGGGTTCTGCAAGCACTACAGAAGCTTTGTTTCGTAGAGGTAAACCAAGATGGCCGAACCATAATAAGGGAGCTTGGCAAGCTAAATCAACTGAGGAGGTTAGGCCTCTTAAAATTGAGAAAAGAAGATGGCAAGGCTTTGTGTTCGTCTATCGAAAAGCTAACGAATCTTTGTGCCCTGTCTATAGCTTCAGTCAAAGAAGACGAGATCATTGATCTTCAACACCTATCTTCTCCTCCTTTGTTTCTTCAGCGGCTGTACATGAGAGGACGTTTGGACGCATTGCCCCATTGGATTCCTATGCTCCCCAGCCTAGTCAGATTGTCTCTTAAGTGGAGTAGGTTAAAGGATGATCCACTCATCCATCTCCGACACATTCCTAATCTTGTTCAACTTGAATTAATTCAAGCATTCGTTGGAGACAGATTGTGCTTCAGAGCTGATGGGTTTGGGAAGCTCAAGATTCTATGCCTGGACAAACTTGATGAACTGAGATGCATAGAAGTGGAGAAGGGTGCAATGGCTTGTCTTGAGAAGCTAACTATTCAACGGTGTAAGCTCCTGGAGAATGTGCCTTCCGGCATTGAGCATCTGACAGAGTTGAAAGTTCTCGAGTTTTCTGATATGCCGGTGGATTTGATAAAGACGATTCGCACGGATGGAAAAGATAATTCCAAAATCTCGCACATCCCGGAACTTTATTCAACATACTGGAGAGAAGGGGGGTGGGAAGTCTACTCCATAGAGAGCATGACGGATGGGGAGTACTGTCCCCTGCCCAGCAACCCCTTTAGCGATGAGCTTCAAACTCGTTGGAAGTCATGGAAGTAATACTTACTCATGCTGCTGAGACTGGGAAATGAGGCCTGTAGTACCAGTGTATATACTTGTATAAATAATACATGTAAATGAATACGTAACGCGATGCAGTTGGATCAGAGAGATTACCTTCGGGTTGAGGTAATCCGTAATGCCAGGGGCACTCGTGTACAGAATAACTAGGACTACGTTTATAGTAGTGGTCCTTAATGCCAGGGGCATCTGTTGTAAAATTAAGGTTATATTTACCATGTGTATACCTACTTCTAAGTGTCTTTCTACTATTTTATCGGAGACTTTTTTATGTGTTGCAAGTCTGCTCGCTACAACATCATCATCTACCCGCTGTACGGATGCCTTCCTGGGAACTATAAGATAATGTGTATGTTGCCGCACCCGATGTCCAACGCTTTAGGGGGTTAGGGTTGGACGTATAAGATGCTCAAGCTGTTCTTATGACAACACAACCGGTGGGGAAATTTGTAGTTCATTTTCCGGTAATGTTTTCGATTTGAAGCGAGTAACCGGATCCTATGGCTTCCACTCTCTATCGCTGTATTCGGCCTGGTTGGTTCCTAATACGAGAAAACGAAATGCATGCAGCATTGCAGTTCAGTTCCGGAACGCAAGGATGCATACTGTTTCTATGCTGTTATGCAGTGCGTGCCGTAAAACAGACACCAGTTTGGTTTGAAGTTTTACAGTCCTTTTCCGGTTAAGTCACCAATAATTAAACGAAACTCTGTTGAAAAGATGCATATCATAAGAACATTAGCAAAAGATGCTAATCAATAGAAgctgcttctctctctctctatattttgAGCAAGAATTTGATCATTACAAGGTAAATGTGGAATCATATGTATCATCCACTGAGACCTGTCAAAAATTTCCAGCTGAATAACTAGCGCCCGCATGTCGAAATACATTTCCAGCTGGGGGGTTGAGCGCTGCCACCGGAATTTGCACTGCACAGCTGATGACGACTGCTTGCGTGTCTAATGTTGAAACATACAAACAGTCGTAAAAACAACGCTGACACATAGAAATACACAAAAATTTGAGCCAAAAGGgtgcaatgttttttttttactgtatgTTATCTCCTAAATATATGAACACCCTTTTCTTAAATGCTCGAGCTAGGTCTACAATTTCAGACTCCCGCATCTGCCTTGTCATGCCATCAAACTTCTCACATATTTGGTCTTTTCGGGACAATCGGTTTGCAACATCAACAGTCAAGCTGGCCATGTCTCTGCTGTTTGTTAATAAACCCAAGACAGTGGCAGAATATGCTGGGTTTGAAACCAGCCTGTTAAGTAGTATAAGAGCCTCCCTCAACAGCAAGGTCCTGCACAACATTACTATCACAATATGAGCAATAATTAAGAGATCGATAGGTGATTTTCGTCATGCAGATATACAGTCATGAATGTATTCCAGAGATATCACATGCATTCCTTGCAAGATCTGAAAACTAGGAACCATATGCTTTTTGTTCTTGAACACACCAACTGAACGACAAATCAAGTTAATACTACCAATGACAACAATATAACAACTAATGTGAACTCATTTTAATGTCTATagagaggaaaaagagaaaTCAGAAACGGAGGACAGAAGAGGGGGGTGAAATTTGAATTACCAGAACCAGTATCACCAAGTTACTATGAGATATTTAGTGGCACTTGCAGTAAACGAAAATTACACAACAATAGAATTTGGAAACTTAATGCTCAGTAATGAATGTGTGATACTTGCATCTATCAGAAATAAAAATCCAAGGGCATCGGCAATTACCTCTCTTTGAAAATCTGTGCTTGATCAGTATTAACTGCTGGTTCTGTATCTACCTCCGATGCGAAAACTTGTAAAATCAACATCAAAAAGTTTGCATCTCGAAAGAGCTTGTGACTCACAAGTATTTCGAAGCCAGATGTTCCAGACGAGGCTAGGAAAGCCAATAAAAGAACAGCAATTCTGCGAAGTTTCAGTTCCTGAGTGTACAATAATAGGAAAGCAGTTGATATTTGGTAATGTATATCATCAAACATAAACCCTTAACTCTGCTTGGAGGTTTATGAGATGGGAGTTACCCATCTCCACCTACTATTGTGTAACATGCATAAATACATTTTCTTCCATAGAACACCAGATCAATCTACGCATTAATATATCTTCAAGCAGGgcaataaacaaataataaactTCAAGGAAAGTGTAGAGCTGAAAAGGAGAGAAAAGCAGAGATAATGCCTACCTCTAAACTGTTCCCACAGCAAGCTATACAATCTGCCAATCCTTGAAGGATCATGCTACATTTTTGGTAACCTGATGCATCGCCTACGTTATCATCCATAGCAAGGGCAGCTTTCCCCTCTTTATAATCAGAACAGAACTTGACCAGTATTTTAGGACCTTCAAATCAGTAAGGAACCACAAGTTTTTCAGGGTTTAAGTCAGGCATGAAAGAACAAGTTCAATAAGAATCAAGATAGCATACGTCAAACTCTAGCAGTCCTCAAACAAGCTGATTTCAACTGAGTGGTAAGCTGCTTAAGGTAGCACTAATGAGATAACATTTTCAGGCTTCCCACAACCGAAACAATCAGGCACTAAAAAGAAAAGGCAACAAGTTACACGTAAAAAAACCTACAAAGTAAGGTTTCAAGGTCGCAAAATGTTTTGAAAGCATATACTACACACTCTACAGTTTGAGAATAAATATATTTACTAGCAGAAAAGGTTTCGAGTATAAAAGAGGCTTTTTGAAAGCTATTGTGAAGGGATGGATAACTTATGGGGCAACGTCAGATTTTGGTCAGCAACATGGCCATTGGTTTCTTCTGAGAACAGGAGTTAGCATTCTTTTCTACCCGAGCTGATTGCAAAGCTACAGTAGTTCAAAAGCCTCAAATGTTACCATTAGAGTTTGGTTATTTGGTTCCCATTTTTACTTTCAGATGCTTTATTACATTATGAGGTGGCTAGCTTCTCCACTGTGATAGTACTCTGTTTCTCT encodes the following:
- the LOC137710838 gene encoding disease resistance protein RPM1-like, giving the protein MAESAVNFVLDKIKPFFENGVQLLRGVRAELVYLKGELERMRALLRDADAMEESDEELKVWVKQVRNVAYDAEDLLDEFAILQPYNSQSVQMYCPYYRLCGCVKDLKAHYRVAWELKSINTRIRDIFAVYKRLLPKLNAVKGSIFTNPGDTWHDRREDALLLENTDVVGIHKRKKKLVRMLVGGGSGLEVVSVTGMGGMGKTTLVKKVYDDDEVKKHFKPRAWITVSQSFRVEDLLKDIIHKLFDAIRRPVPEGVHDKNSNELKAIIKNFLQKRRYLIVLDDVWHADKWETVKYALPKGKFGSRIMLTTRNVVFTTCSESKSKVYHLKPLPADESRKLFIKKAFLGKPCPPYLLERCECIVKRCEGLPLAIVAISGVLATKDKRRIDEWDFICRSLGAELHGNNKLEDLKKVLSLSFNDLPYYLKACFLYLSLFPEGHLIRRMKLIRLWIAEGFVEAREGRTLEEVAEDYLKELLNRNLILVGDTTSDGRVKTYRLHGLLREIIISKSRDQNFAAIVKDQNTIWPDRVRRLSIHNALETVQEKRSVPQLRSLFFFGAVARSSMRKYFSTGFRLLGVLDLEAAPLKTFPREILDLFYLKYLSLRKTQVKSIPRSIGNLSNLETLDLKKTNVTELPLEILKLQKLRHLLVYRLKIESYAHFYSKFGFSALSNIGELQSLQKLCFIEANYQGCEMTMRELGKLKQLRRLGIMKLRKQDGLALCLSIESLTKLRALSVTSTGESEVIDLHHISSPPQFLERLYLIGRLEEMPNWIPSLNSLARLFLKWSQLKDDPLVHLQDLPNLIHLELLHACDSDMLSFNGRGFKKLKVLGLDKFDKLQCVKVEEGAMPCLEKLTIQRCKSMKRVPSGVKHLTKLKLLEFFEMPNELILKLRPDGEGEDYEEVQHIPDVYSAYWRDGGWDVYSIESFGEIENASSSVAGTVRRSHDQLRPLWKV
- the LOC137711293 gene encoding mitochondrial import inner membrane translocase subunit TIM22-3-like, producing the protein MAVNINPRVDHRRRISFSRDASVPEAANAVTENKLLSEAVLESIVGKHGVSPAAKQSLAARSSELLNGCKESNGAEGAGLFEKKGFKGSFADAGSSAKCQNVSLNSVVKVAFYIFPFLDIAVLSGVHSLVVCMLKRLRGKDDVINAGVAGCCTGLALSFPGAP
- the LOC137709813 gene encoding disease resistance protein RPM1-like, which translates into the protein MAESSVCFVLEKLASFFENEVHLFLGVREEAVYLRWELERMKAFLRTADVLQETDEELKVWVRQVRDIAHEAEDVLDEYALLQEHDHDHDHGYGIYGSIRRLGCCIKNAKAGYRIGSNLQAINSRVKEIGEVHGRLLHKFSKADDSAGNTWQDRRGDALLLDKYDLVGLDEPKSQLVGWLFKGSSGREVVSVAGMGGMGKTTLAKQVYDDPEVKKHFKVRAWITVNRSFKFGDLLRDMVQQLFKAIRRKVPQMVMNMSNNQLKTTIKELLQKQRYLIVLDDVWNLSEWNAIKYALPNNDCGSRIMLTTRKSDVATTAASVLSEGKAYDLKPLPPSESWDLFCRKAFQHNKCPPHLEEICNYILRKCEGLPLAIVAIGGVLATKNTRRLDEWDVVAHSLGAEIEGNDKLNDLKKVLSLSFNDLPYFLKSCLLYLSIFPEDHLIERMRLIRLWVAEGFIEAKEGKTLEEVGEDYLQELLNRSLMQVATTTPDGRVKTCRIHDLLREIIISKSRDQNFTTILKEQSLQWSERVRRLSIHDTLQNVQPNRSVSQLRSLFMFGVTEQPSIPRLFPSGFRLLNVLDFQNSPLEKFPVEVVDLYHLKYLSLRETKVETVPRSIGKLKNLETLDLKHSKVKELPVEILKLHRLRHLLVYLHEFESYEHFHSKKGFKVMPNIGVLQALQKLCFVEVNQDGRTIIRELGKLNQLRRLGLLKLRKEDGKALCSSIEKLTNLCALSIASVKEDEIIDLQHLSSPPLFLQRLYMRGRLDALPHWIPMLPSLVRLSLKWSRLKDDPLIHLRHIPNLVQLELIQAFVGDRLCFRADGFGKLKILCLDKLDELRCIEVEKGAMACLEKLTIQRCKLLENVPSGIEHLTELKVLEFSDMPVDLIKTIRTDGKDNSKISHIPELYSTYWREGGWEVYSIESMTDGEYCPLPSNPFSDELQTRWKSWK